The nucleotide sequence TATATAGATTATAAGTTTAATAAAGATAGGGAGTTGAAGCCAGCTGTTCTTGAAGATGGAAGGGTTGATTATAAAAACCTGGAGAGCATAGAGAACGTTGTAAGGGGACAGCTTTTAGCGGTTAAGGTTCCACCCAAGCCTGAGAAGGATGGTAAGACCGTGACAGGAAAGATTGTTAAGGCATATAAACCTAAGGATCCTAAGATACCTGCGGGTAAGAACACTTACCCTTCTGAGGATGGGATGAAGCTCTTTGCTGCGTGTGATGGGCATGTTGTTTATGAAAACGGTAAGGTAGTAGTCTATCCTGTTTTTACTAGGCGTGGAGATGTAGACTATTCCATAGGTAATATAGAGTTTGTGGGAGACGTCATCATTATGGGTAGCGTTTTACCAGATTTTAAGGTGAAAGCGGGAGGGAATTTGGAAGTCCATAAGTTGGTTGAGGGAGGTTTCCTTGAGGCTGAAGGTAATATAGTTATAAAGGGAGGAGTTTTTGGGAGAGGTAAGTCCTTAATTAAGACAAAGGGAGATATATTCCTGAAGTTTGCTGATCAGGCTACTCTTGAGGCTGGAGGTAGTGTAATAGCTGATGAATCGATAATAAATTGTAAGGTGGTAGCTGGGGGAAGCATTATAGCTAGGGGTCGTAAAGGTGTTATTGTTGGAGGAGAGGTCTATGCGGGGGACTTGGTTGATGTAACTCATTTAGGTTCTGATCTTGGCGTGAGAACCTATGTTGAGGTTGGTATAGATCCAGCCTTGAAGGAAGAATATGCCCAAGTAAATAGTGAGCTTGCCGAGATTCAAAACAAGCTGAGGGATCTTACAAAGGGAGTAGAGCTATTGAAGAGTATGGAGGAAAAGCTTGGTTCCCTTCCCGAGGAGAAGAAGGATCTTTACTTAAAGATGACGCGAGCGCTCTTTCAGCTTAAGGGACAGGCGGAAAGGCTTAAGAAAAGGAAAGAAGAGCTCGAGGAAAAAATAGAAAAGGTCAAGAAAGAGGGGAAGGTTGTGGTTCGAGGTGTGGTTTATCCGGGGGTTAGGATAACTATAAGGGGAGTTAAATTTGCAGTTAAAGAGGCTTTGAAGGAGGTTGTATTTTACAGAGAGGGAACCGAAATAAAGGTGGGG is from Synergistota bacterium and encodes:
- a CDS encoding FapA family protein produces the protein MASLPLELKISEDGMEAYLKLEALPDGRVPTFEEIISFLTESGVVFGVDEGAIREALENKKFGENILVARGERPEDGIDGYIDYKFNKDRELKPAVLEDGRVDYKNLESIENVVRGQLLAVKVPPKPEKDGKTVTGKIVKAYKPKDPKIPAGKNTYPSEDGMKLFAACDGHVVYENGKVVVYPVFTRRGDVDYSIGNIEFVGDVIIMGSVLPDFKVKAGGNLEVHKLVEGGFLEAEGNIVIKGGVFGRGKSLIKTKGDIFLKFADQATLEAGGSVIADESIINCKVVAGGSIIARGRKGVIVGGEVYAGDLVDVTHLGSDLGVRTYVEVGIDPALKEEYAQVNSELAEIQNKLRDLTKGVELLKSMEEKLGSLPEEKKDLYLKMTRALFQLKGQAERLKKRKEELEEKIEKVKKEGKVVVRGVVYPGVRITIRGVKFAVKEALKEVVFYREGTEIKVGALRER